The window AAGGTCAAAAGGGATGAATGTTTCTTTTAGCCCAAAAATGGTTTAGTTTTGATACAGTTCACGCTTCCTGAACGTCACTTTTGACAATTTTGCTGTTTTGTGTATCTTCTCTACAGCGTGCTTACTGTTTATTATAGTCAGTGCCAATAAAATGCTTGTATTTTTTAAGGtgaatttgaattaaaaaactGTTTCACTTTTCTGGCGAAAAACACAATCAGATGCCCTTTACATTTTGGGTAACAGTCCATCAAGCCACATCACTTCAATATAAAAGAAATGATGTATAGCATTATCAAATCGCTTGTTATGGTACCTTCGTGCTATCATGGTAGAGCATCCACTCTGCGAGGCAGATTTAGAATGGGTTATCTGGAACAGTATCGTTAGCGTTTTATACATGCGATGAGGTGAtgcataaaaacctttcttgggtgACTACCGGGCATGCAATATCggtggtctagctggtaagaCCAGAAGTGCGAAgatcgtaggttcgaatccaaccctgACCGGGGCTTTTTCACAGACCTCGGggagtataggcctatacattgctataaacacacatcggtatggttaccaaaaataaatattcattatccccgatgcaaacctCCATAAAGTGACAGCTGTTGCTTTTCCAAATCGGGTTTAAGTCCCGTCAGGTGATCTGTCACTCACTGGGGCTGAGCTTTTTCTTCATTCTAGTTGTTGTGCAAATTCATCAGGGCAGCCATTTTGTCAGCCACTTTCTTGATGGTGAATCTGTGGACTCGGGTTAAATTGGGGGAGAGTATACAAGGAGCGGTTGTCAAAATGGGCGGCCGTCTGTGTCTCTCCGCATTCGGCATACTCGAGGGTGCCAACTTCATCGGTAGGCCTACATCGGCCACCTCTCGTTATCAGGCCGCGTTCGTGCGAACTGCGAACTGCATCTGTTGACTGAGGAACGAATTCCATCAAGAGGAGATGTTATCTCCGCCGATAAGTGTGTTTGGTgtattgtattatcattattgcttCATGGTATTATCCCAAGGTATTTCTATTATTGTCCCGCCCGCCTTcccctttatttatttcaaccactCGTTTCTGGTATTTACTTTGTATTGCTTAGGAATGTCTAGTATGCCTGGGTATACCAACGTAGTGGGTGTTGGCTGCGTATTTTATGCTTGCAGCGAACACCTTAAGCTCATTTCTGCTCCTGATTCCGTTGTGTTCTGTTCGAGTTTATTTTAGTTCTACTCAGGTCTCAGACATGTCATTTTCCGTAGCCATCTCCCGTAAGTAACCTTATTCAGTTTACATATGTGTTATTTCTAGCATTTACTTCCATTATGTATAAATATTCTCTATTTAAACCTTCACAGACAAAACTTTCCTTGATACACGCACGCGGGGCCTGCATGCGATTGAGGGCGCAATTTATATTTTGCGAATTTACTGTTCGTGCGTGTGCCAGTGAGCCTCCATGGTAAACAAGAGAGAAAAATAATAGTCAGGTGCTATAGGGACTCATTGGTCACGTAGTAGAATGCTTCTTTTGAGCGCATCTGGCTCAGCGGTACTGAAAGGGTTAATATTGATCATACGATTCGGAATTGAATGTACAGACACAGATATCCATACaaatcactctaaaaactcctggTCCGACTTGACCCGGATGCTGTTTCAAAATGAttcagaaatgggtcaaactgacacaTATTACAAGTATAAATCTCTTTGTAACCAGTTTCAGGGTCAGCCTGACACAGAAAACagtcagcctgacccagaaattTGTCTGGTCCTAATGGATCTAGAGCAGCCACATGTTATTGCATTTTCGGGATTTACGCgattcgtcctgcacagttttaatccGCGTTCGATCACTTATGTTGCGCCGTATATTTTTATTAAGCTGTTTTATAGAGGTGGGTTGTAACGGCCCTTTAAAATTCTTACTGTCCGTgatgatgtctgtggtggtaatgtttTTCAGtcttcaataattgttttgggtaTCCGTGTCACATCGTTTGTCAATAATAATGGAAATGAAGTCCCTCATGGTCTCAACGAGAGCCATCCTATCGTCAACAGTGAATTATCACTGCGTTTGCCTTTTATCAGCCATGGCTGTAGAGTATCGAAGTAACGACCTGCTGAAGATTTCTCTATACTGAGGCCTATCATACATGTTCATCATGTTGCGCAATCCTCTATctacattacaatgtatttaaCAATAGGAACCACTGTCAATAAGTTTAGACTGTCCTAGTTACACATGTAATAAGCAACTGTTTGAGATCATTCGTTAAAGACTTGTTTAATTCAGGTGTTTAGGAAGACGCGTGTAACTTGGATTTATCCATGTCTATACACTACACTAGTATAAAGATAAACGGCTTTCGTAGTTACAGCCCATAATGTTTGTAAACGCCCTCATGCGCGGCAAAAATACGGGGCATTACATTTCGAAGTTGAAATAGGACGGTTTTCCacgcaaatttgttttgttaatcttttttttttcccttctcctTTTTCAGAGATTTCGGGGTCGACGATGGACATTCAGTTTTCAATCACCAACATGAATACGAGTGATATTCAGGAGCAGAGTGATGAACAGCTGCTGAGGGATCAGCTTGTTGAGGTGAAGACAACCATGTTCTTCTGTCCgttatttttcatatttataatcTTTTCCCTTGATTAgaaatattttttcatatttataatcTTTTCCCTTGATTCGAAAtatttttcataataataatctttTCCCTTGATTCGAATTTACTGTCGTATTTTACTCTGTCTTTCACAGTAAGACGATTAAATTTTGTGGATTATTGACGGCTGTTTTTAAACGCCTTACAGGTCAATGAAATGGAAAtgagaaaatgaaacaaatgacGTTTTCATGAAACCCCAGAATATGGGTTGTtttaattgtcttttttttcttcctacaCTTTttgttcagcgcttagaaaccttgtattaagggctatataaaatgcatgttaGTGTTATTATTCCCTTGAACAAAGCAAAACTGCTCATTTCTGATCGGAGACACCTTTAGAGAGAGGTCAACCATAGGGGGAAAtgctacttttattttttagaattaTTTGTATGTATGCCATTTGTTGGCAGGGTCTGGGAAGGCTTTGATGAcggttttttgtttacttatgcCCTACCCTtgacggcccctgccaacaaagagcTCTGTCCGATGATTTTaagttaaaataataaataaatacagatATTTCCTAAACTGTTTATTTTGCAGATTGAACGCATGTATTCGGActacaacaaattaaaagctGCAACAGTTACGAGTTTACGGTAAGTGTTCACTTTGTTAGTAACAAGAgactgacttaaaggcactggacacttttagtaaacgtcaaagaccagtcttctacaaacctgtgaaaatttgggttcaattggtcatcgaagttgcaagagaatagtgaaagaaaaacacacttgctgcaaaagtttgtttgcttttcatATGCAAAGACttcagcctgaagtcttttattatttttgtgagaaattacctctttctttactacagagggagccgtttcttacaatgttttaaactatcaaaatCTCTCCTAggtcgttactaagtaagttatttatgctaacaattattttgagtaaataccaatagtgttcagtgcctctaAAAGTAACTGTGAACCAACAGGTGAAATATCTGTCATACTTTGGCATCTTTATCTCAACTTTCATTGGATTAAAACAGccatcaaataaattatttggtttttactgTACTCTTATTTCAGAAACGGCAGCATTATTATGGATGCCAAACTGGACTTTACTGAAgggctaaaaattattttgagtcataactaattgtgttcagtgccttgaAACGTTCTCGTACAGAATTGTGACAACCTCATCTCGTTCTTGAACGTTGAGGGTCTCAGCAAATTCCAATTTGGCATCCACAATAATGCTGCCTTGTCTGAAATCGGAATagtgtcaaaacaaaatgaattataATATGATGGATGTTTTATTATGATGAAAGCCAAGATAAAGACGCAAAATTATGACAGATATTTCACCTTTTGGTTCACAGTtggcttttaaagacagtggacactattggtaattgtcaaagaccagtcttctcacttgctgtatcccaacattagataaaataacaaacctgtgaaaatttgggctcaatcggtcgccgaagttgcgagataatgaaagaaaaacacccttgtcacaccaagttgtgtgctttcagatgcttgatttcgagacctggatttcgagaccaaaTTCTAAAACTGCAAATGTAACAATTCCAATGGTACAGAAACTAAGAAACAAACTTCATTCAATGTTTTTTCTCAATATATTGTTATTAAATGTCATAGTGCTGTAACTCGTTATTTCACTTACTTTGTAAGCGTTTCACTCACTTTATGAAATAATTAGGTGTACTGACTATAAATCTTCACAGGTATCACAGTTGCAAAAGTAAATCTTATTTACAAAATGAATGCTTTTCAAGCTTTGTAACTTCATGACGTCAGTGACAATATAAAAAACgtgtaataatttgaaataacttttgaaataattttgtggAAACAAGGTCGTATAGTTGGTTCCTGTTGATAAGAATACCGTGGCGTTGGAGATGCTGGACGAACCACCTTCTGCCGTTGGGGGCGTCGCTTGTCAGACCATGGAATCCTTCCTGCTGTCGAAATACATGATGAATGGTGTGCCGCCCAAACCAGGTATGTTCGTCTTGTGACTGAAAGAGagattatgcatatgttgagatacaccaactgtgaagactggtcttaaacaaataccaatagtgtccactgtctttaatgagcAAAAAAAGTGCTAAAAACTAAGCGAACAAGTTTGAAAGTACTTCGGCGGCTATTCATAGGTCATATAGGAATGTTAAACTCAGTATGAGAATTGGACATTAAGtagcaacaaaaatgttgtgcCATGTTTTTGCAGATCAACACCCCGAATGGAACGGGGGTCCAGCCTCCGATCGCCCCGGTAGTAGCACCTTCCGATGAGCCGCAAGAGCCCGGTGTTGACGCTCAGGAcaaagtataacacattgtttgCGGTTATTTTTGCCATACTTCTTTTTATTACTCTTccttttaagatttgtttttatggttATAGGTTTGTTGGGAGACGGcgttacatttttataaaatgtttcggtccattttaataataacacctTCCTATGTATGACTTTATTATAGTCTGTCCTTTAGATTATAGGTCTAGACCTAAGCAGAAACATGGTAACTTTGGCTCTGGCTTCGGTTCCAAATTAAATCTGGTCAGGGCTTATGAAGCCACTATGCAGACAACGCTGGTTTTAAGAAGCATCCATTGTAAGTCAGAGTCTGCAAAGCCGTTTTTCGAAAAGACCCGCCGACTGTCGAAAGTAGATTGAGCCCTCTCAATTCTATGGGTGCGttagtttagcttccctgggtcgaccccggtgtgtggctgcttttttttcccaggagtaacgtgtgcagataattacccacgttcgtcctggaaaaaaaacaccacacaccgggttcgacccagggaagctaaacgaacgcacccaatggtTGTAGGCAATAGTATACAGGGTACCCGTCCAAGTGATCTCATTTATGGAAAGCATGACATGCCCCATATAAGAGcagagggtacccccccccaaccaatccccattgttcccgattttaccagcacactattgtcctcttgtacataagtacccaccccccccccctcccccaattcTCTAAAGGATTCCTGATTTTCCAAGCACACATTGAAGGCACGATAAATGGGCATCAATGCTGGAAGTCGCCGTTGACTATAATTATGTACGATTTGTATTAGTGTATTATGTGTTGTTTTAGTCCTCAActattgtaaactgtttttttagaattttaaagaAGTGAACAGACACGAGGCTGGCTGTCAGTTTTTAGAGTTAACAATATACCGATTgcgtcacgtgacctatagtgggtattggatgtaaacaaacacggcgcactGCAAATTCAGAACTAATTGGGGAGGGAAGTGTGTTAAGTGAAAACCACATCTATAATTGTAGCGCGTCTTGCAAGAGAGATAGATAGAATTTTTAAGTGAAtcacaacaaatgttggaacacCCAGTTGAGATCAGATACTAGTCCTACTAgtatgcgtgataaataataacaacatacaataatatatatatatataaatatataaagaaaattaaatttggtttttacccatacaccgatgtgtattggCACTgtttactcggtactttcccgagtcctgtgcgaaaaaaatataactctggagggattcgaacccaggacccttgctattctagagcagtgtcttaccaactagactaccgagggtgCCCGAACTAAGTCAAGAAATTTAGTAATACAAGTTATTTAATCTGGttcaaaaatataaaaggttacgctccggaagtgtcaggcattcaggcgccggttcagttaatggcacacactggcccctccccattgccatatagaacccttcaggacttgcatccgacccagagcacatccccccctgcctcgaaccctagccactacgcgggccctgtccctttaggggagaaagcaaggcagatcccaatcacactgtcccatcaggggcagcaaaaagccttgaatctatattagagacagacggtgttcgaacccggaccggatgatccgagttgctgaaacagtcccagcacctcacgcactgcgctacagtgttggtgcttaacaactgatgttttcatggtcataatcaatagaccgattgcgctcagtgcctcacgtgacaatagtgggtaaaatgtaaacaaacacggcgtactgcatataaacgtgctataagaagacacgattactgttgccatttttggctcaatagagactcaattcttgaaatcactgaagtctattccggagtttgtcatATGAGACCTTACCAATGGCTAAACAATGCCAGTGAGGGTAAACAAAGTTCCACCaaataggaaattccaagagaatcttcacacgatgtcatgtgtttgtgcacggaaagtgtggttttacatgccctcattctaatgattttcctgccaatattttcaacaaaaaaatataattatgaagctgcaaatccctttattttcaccctcaaatagttgattggaaggggtagctgtcagctttgagtcggacaacttcgcgatctcccttatcacagcccaacttcacgccgtgcacaacgcaaaatccacggcgcgtgaggagctcgctcaaaccttagtaatttacgtagtctaaccatatTCTCAAcataaacctcttttgtagtagaatactggaaacatcaaacagcaaatggcgtttaaatcaatgtcaccaTATTCAACTTTGTAAAAAGGGCGCCGTTTTTAGTTCAATgtgttatttattaaaaatacagccaattgtgatccatcggtacgagtcttccgATGTCTTTACTGagtagctgtgtttttctataccaaCGTTTTTATAGggcacgtgatcacatgtaaacatcatgtagcgcaatcggtctgtcTATTAGAGCCCATGTCATAGGCATACATTACCGCCATCTTGGGAAACCGATGAGGCCTAgagttaaacacaaacatttaacCTGCCAATCTGGACGCCATGTAGAAGTtttcattaaatataaatatgccaGGTTGTGTACCGGCAACATTGCTTCAAAATGGTGGTTCGGGCGGTTCTGATCATGCGCATCGGGACATGCATAATTTTATAGGCTATTTCATCTCACTGCCGCACCGAAGAAAGGTTTACCCTCTCGGATATGGGTTAGGTCAactgtgacccggaatccgggtcaaatctgaccttttgttttgtatttgagctGCTAAAATAGTATGTCAATTTGTGCCCTGCCTTGCCGGCTGGACTTTTAAAGTTGCATTCGCCTCgtcataggccgtgtccgaatcagCCAACGCGGCCAACCCTTTGGTTTGATCTTCAATTATGTCAATAACAACACCTTAGAAACAGACGGAGCCATTGCCGCAGCTGCTAATTTCGGGGACGGCCATATTGAATCAACAAATCTTAAAGgcatagacactattggtaagtgtcaaagaccagtcttctcacttgctgtattgcataaaataacaaacctgtgcaaatttgagcacaatcggtcatcgaagttgccaaataataatgaaagaaaaaacaccctcgtcgcacaaagttgtgtgctttcagatgcttgatttcgagacctcaaattctaaatcaagtggaaataccaattacttctttctcgtaaactacgtcacttcagagggagccgtttttcacaatgttttataccatcaacagctcaccattactcgttaccaagaaggttttatgctaataattattttgagtaattaccaaatagtgtccactgccttaaagtccAACCTCTGCTAAACACTCATGGATATGATTTTCCAGAAGTTGAGATTATCTGTATAAATTTATTTAACGATTTTCGCCTTAAGTCGATTTGTAAACAATACTGAATTTACAATTGATGTTTTTATAACTGTAGAATATAATGTTTATAACTTATTACCATTTTCTGTTTAGCTGATAAAAAAagctattcataaatacctgagacagtttcgctattcctattggaggagagcgcgtcacgtgggtgtgtataaacctttgtttataaccagtaaaaagtgttggaacatgggcgtgacacgcgagcttgcataATCTGTGCTTAAGACAGTTTCTACATTCCTATCGGCCGAGACAGTTGACCACTAAtagaaaacctcttcaccaccgttgattcccttagttataATCTTCTTAAAATAATACGCCTggcagtttcgctattcctattggtggagagcaagtcacgtggggtgtttaaacggttgataatgactaTCTGGAGCTGGTTaaaaccggttgttttcggatagcaTTTGTACGGGTTAGCCCACAACCTCGTTCACAGggttgatcgatctcgccgtgccATTTTAGCCCATGGATACGAGGACGCAACAAAGAACCACATACACGTTGTGTTTAATTTCACGATGTCAAagtgtgtttaaaaaatgtacttattttcaattcaattaaaaattatCTACCAAACgtaattgttttaagtaagGTCTTGTAGTaagtgtaaagtttaatgtatatcaTGCATGCAATTTATTAGCCAACCGTATAGCAAGTGATAAAATATTCTAAGAGAGAAAAATATTGTTCAGTAAGTTTGCTCGTTTTGTTacgttttgttttcaattacacAAGTGTACAGAGCTTCCCCCTACTAATGTGTGGACATGAATACTATCCTCAATCGTAAATTCATGAAGCGTCagccttttttcttcttctcactcAGCGATGTTGTTATCACTGTGTTTAAAGTgaattacttaaaggcactggacactattggtaagtactcaaaataattgttagaataaaaacttacttggtaacaacgttggagagctgttgatggtgtaaaacattgtgagaaacgacttcctctgaagtaacgtagtttttgagaaagaagtaatttctcactaaaatatttaaattgagttcgagacctcagccaacttgtgcgacaagggtcttttttctttgagtattctcttgcaacttcaacgaccaattgagtccagattttcacagatttgttattttatgcatttgttgagatacaccaagtgagaagacatggtcttttaccacaggtgtccagtgcctttatagacGCTGTTTTTCCTATACTTCCCCAAATGCTTCAAAATGATTAGGCTACGTTTCAGAGTGCAatgccattattattttgcacagGGTAgtttgaatatgacgtcacactttcaAACAGCGCTTTCACTGAGGCAAAAGGGGGCATATCATTGGACGACAACTGCTTTTGGTGCTTGAAAATGTGCCTATCAGCAGCGTAGTTATAGATGTGtctcaagcaagatgatggaCATTGTGGATGCGAATTGTGCGGAGGTGCCTTCAGCTCCGCGGCCGTGCGTCTGCAAGGGTTCGTTGGAAAATACCTTAAAACATATGGGAAACGTTTAAAGGTGCACCAAGGAGGGCCAGACCAGGGCAACATAGACATTGACCTCCATGGcatccatgtaattccaggcttgtgTGTAAAAACCATTCACTGGTGATTACATGTATATCTTATGTGTAACCGAAGTTCAGTGTTAATTTTGTGTCTTTATCAAGTTGTATttgaaaacttaattttgtACAGTATGCTGTTAAATACTCTAACAATCTGCTTGTAGCTATTAAACTCGccattattactatttttaaataaagaactCAAGTCACGTTGTGTGATTGGGAAATAATGGTATATTTAAAGTGAATAtgtttattttagtttattGTTTGAAATCAATCTGTTTGCTATTTACTTAAAACTCCTGTTTATCACATATCGGCCAAACATAAGCCAGGACCCAAACAAAGAGCTACTTAACCACAGAAATAAGCCTAGCACAACAACTGCTGATCCAAGATTGCCGGCCAAAGCAGGAATTTGCCTGTATAGTTGCAGATATGGCGTTTGGACACTATACACGTGCGTGCGTGAATGTATAATATTTCACGAGAATTGCTACGAAAATggtattttattgtgtacaaaaacgcatgagaaaatacttttgttattgttataactCAACCCCAAAGTAGGGTAATTGACCGACTCTAAATAGAACACAGTGTAAAACAATACTTTTGCAGTATTTTGCCAACTGTGGGTCACCAAGTAACCCAGACTTGACCTTATTGAGAGCATGGTTTTTAGCTGACGTCTAGTCTAGACAAACTTATTTCAAATAAAGAAAAGATAAGAACGGGggtattgtttttatattgaatttTGTGTTTACATACTTGAGTTGTGAAGGTCAAAAGGGATGAATGTTTCTTTTAGCCCAAAAATGGTTTAGTTTTGATACAGTTCACGCTTCCTGAACGTCACTTTTGACAATTTTGCTGTTTTGTGTATCTTCTCTACAGCGTGCTTACTGTTTATTATAGTCAGTGCCAATAAAATGCTTGTATTTTTTAAGGtgaatttgaattaaaaaactGTTTCACTTTTCTGGCGAAAAACACAATCAGATGCCCTTTACATTTTGGGTAACAGTCCATCAAGCCACATCACTTCAATATAAAAGAAATGATGTATAGCATTATCAAATCGCTTGTTATGGTACCTTCGTGCTATCATGGTAGAGCATCCACTCTGCGAGGCAGATTTAGAATGGGTTATCTGGAACAGTATCGTTAGCGTTTTATACATGCGATGAGGTGAtgcataaaaacctttcttgggtgACTACCGGGCATGCAATATCggtggtctagctggtaagaCCAGAAGTGCGAAgatcgtaggttcgaatccaaccctgACCGGGGCTTTTTCACAGACCTCGGggagtataggcctatacattgctataaacacacatcggtatggttaccaaaaataaatattcattatccccgatgcaaacctCCATAAAGTGACAGCTGTTGCTTTTCCAAATCGGGTTTAAGTCCCGTCAGGTGATCTGTCACTCACTGGGGCTGAGCTTTTTCTTCATTCTAGTTGTTGTGCAAATTCATCAGGGCAGCCATTTTGTCAGCCACTTTCTTGATGGTGAATCTGTGGACTCGGGTTAAATTGGGGGAGAGTATACAAGGAGCGGTTGTCAAAATGGGCGGCCGTCTGTGTCTCTCCGCATTCGGCATACTCGAGGGTGCCAACTTCATCGGTAGGCCTACATCGGCCACCTCTCGTTATCAGGCCGCGTTCGTGCGAACTGCGAACTGCATCTGTTGACTGAGGAACGAATTCCATCAAGAGGAGATGTTATCTCCGCCGATAAGtgtgtttgttgtattgtattatcATAATATCCCAAGTTATTTCTATTATTTTCCCGCCCGCCTTcccctttatttatttcaacaactGCATTTCTGGTATTTACTTTGTATTGCCTTGGTATGTCTAGTATGCCCGGGTTCCAACGTGTAGGCGTTGGCTGCGTAATATATGCTTACAGCGAACACCTTAAGCTCATTTCTGTTCCTGATTCCGTTGTGTTCTGTTCGAGTTTATTTTAGTTCTACTCAGGTCTCAGACATGTAATTTTCCGTAGCCATCTCCCgtaagtaaccttattctggtattaTCTGTGTTATTT of the Asterias rubens chromosome 3, eAstRub1.3, whole genome shotgun sequence genome contains:
- the LOC117288108 gene encoding uncharacterized protein LOC117288108; translated protein: MSFSVAISQISGSTMDIQFSITNMNTSDIQEQSDEQLLRDQLVEIERMYSDYNKLKAATVTSLRSYSWFLLIRIPWRWRCWTNHLLPLGASLINTPNGTGVQPPIAPVVAPSDEPQEPGVDAQDKV